The region TTAAAAAAGTATGATATTCGTTCTATTGTCAATTATGTTGATGAAAAATAAATATCTGGATAAAATTGAAAGAAGTACAATTCATAAAAAACAATTCAGAACGATGGAAAGAAGTAGAATTATTCCTTTCTAAAAAGACTTCTTTTCAGGACCCGGATAAATTAGCTGAATTATTTATTCAATTAACAGATGATCTATCCTACTCTAAAACATTTTATCCTGCAAGTAAAACAACAGAATACTTGAACTCAATTACTGCAAAACTGCATCAATCTGTTTATAAGAATAGAAAAGAAAAAAAAAGCAGAATAATTTCTTTTTGGCAGTACGAATTGCCACTAGTTTTTTTTAGGCGAAGAAAAGAATTACTCATTTCATTTTTTGTTTTTCTAACTTCAATTTTAATTGGAGTAATATCGTCAACTGGTGATACAGGTTTTGTAAGATTAATTCTTGGCGATTCTTATGTTAATATGACTTTAGAGAATATTAAACAGGGTGATCCGCTTGCAGTTTATAAAAAGGTGAATGGCATTGATATGTTTATGGGGATTACTTTCAACAATATCAGGGTCTCGTTTTTTACATTTATGGCCGGGTTACTTTTATCTATTGGAACAATTTTGTTGCTGCTTTATAACGGAATTATGCTCGGTACTTTTCATCATCTGTTTTATTCACAAAATCTGTTGTTAAAATCACTATCTGTTGTTTGGATACACGGAACATTAGAAATTTCATCTATAATAATTGCCGGTGCAGCCGGTTTAATTCTTGGTAATTCTATACTATTTCCTAAAACTTATTCAAGACGACAGTTCTTTTTATTATCAGCAAAAGATGGAATAAAAATTATTGTTGGACTGATTCCGCTCTTTATTATTGCAGGATTCCTTGAATCTTTTGTTACCCGATTTACAGATATGCCGATAATAATTAA is a window of Ignavibacterium sp. DNA encoding:
- a CDS encoding stage II sporulation protein M, with product MKEVQFIKNNSERWKEVELFLSKKTSFQDPDKLAELFIQLTDDLSYSKTFYPASKTTEYLNSITAKLHQSVYKNRKEKKSRIISFWQYELPLVFFRRRKELLISFFVFLTSILIGVISSTGDTGFVRLILGDSYVNMTLENIKQGDPLAVYKKVNGIDMFMGITFNNIRVSFFTFMAGLLLSIGTILLLLYNGIMLGTFHHLFYSQNLLLKSLSVVWIHGTLEISSIIIAGAAGLILGNSILFPKTYSRRQFFLLSAKDGIKIIVGLIPLFIIAGFLESFVTRFTDMPIIINILIIGGSITFIVWYVILYPIKLKKKGNYDTK